From Fulvivirga lutea:
TAGGGTAGTCCCATTTTCGTGAGCAGTTTTGGCAATCTTGGCCGCTTTTTCATACCCAATGTGGGTGTTAAGTGCAGTAACCAGCATTAAACTGTTGTTCAAATGTTGAGTAATACTCTTTTGATCAGGCTCAATTCCAATAGCACAGTTATCGTTAAATGATACACAAGCATCACCTATTAATCTTGCTGACTGAAGTAGGTTATTGGCCATTACAGGTTTAAAAACATTTAATTCGTAATGTCCCTGTGCACCACCAACAGAAATAGCCACATCGTTACCAATTACTTGCGCACATACCATGGTCATCGCTTCGCACTGTGTTGGATTCACTTTACCCGGCATAATAGATGAGCCAGGTTCATTTGCAGGAATAATAATTTCACCAATTCCTGATCTTGGACCTGATGCCAACATTCTGATATCATTAGCAATTTTATTTAAGGAAACTGCCAATTGCTTTAAGGCGCCATGTGTCTCCACAATGGCATCATGTGCGGCCAATGCTTCGAATTTATTTTCTGCGGATACAAAAGGGAGTTTGGTGAATTCGGCAATCTTTTTTGCTACTAATTCTGCATACCCTTTTGGTGTATTAATTCCTGTACCTACTGCTGTTCCACCTAATGCCAACTCAGCTAAGTGAGGTAAAGTATTTTTTAACGCTTTCAAACCATGATCTAATTGTGATACATAACCCGAAAACTCCTGACCGAGAGTCAGTGGCGTAGCGTCCATCAAGTGGGTTCTTCCGATTTTTACCACGTTCATGAACTCTTCAGACTTTTTCTTTAAGGTATCTCTAAGCTTCTCAACTCCAGGGATGGTTGTTTCTACAATTAATTTATACCCAGCAATATGCATTCCGGTAGGATAGGTATCATTTGAAGATTGAGATTTATTCACATCGTCATTCGGGTGAACATCGCTTTTTCCTTCACCTAACTTATTTCCGGCTATCACATGAGCTCTATTAGATACTACCTCGTTCACGTTCATGTTTGACTGAGTACCTGAGCCTGTTTGCCAAACAACCAATGGAAATTGGTCATCCAACTTTCCTTCTAAGATTTCATCACATGCTTTTGAGATTAAGTCTCTTTTTTCTTCACTCAATACACCCAACTCACAGTTAGTGTGAGCCGCGGCTTTCTTTAAATATGCAAAACCATAAATCACCTCCATTGGCATGCTGCCCGCTGGTCCAATTTTAAAATTGTTACGGGAACGTTCTGTTTGTGCTCCCCAATATTTGTCGGCAGGTACTTTTACCTCGCCCATGGTGTCTTTCTCTATTCTAAAGTCCATTGTTATGTGAATTTTATGATTTAACAATTGCGTAAACAAATTTAGAAAATAAATTATGTCGTGGTTGAGAATTCTTACTCAATTAAATTCGGCATTCACCGATACCTGGTCGGCATTCACCGATTGGCATAAACTTCAACCCCTATTTTCCCGCTATCATTGTATCATCATTAAAAACAAAAACTCAAAATAATGGGACAAGAACACATACAAGATCGAAGATTCTGGCTAGGCCTGGTATTCGTATTTATCGGAGGAGTTTTACTTCTTGACAATCTAAACATCATACCTTATTACATTCCTGATTATTTATTATCATGGAAGACCTTTCTTATTGCTTTAGGTACATACTTTATTATTGGTAGAAAAAAGCCTGAGCCTGGTATCATTATGATTGTGATAGGTAGCGTCTTCTTGCTTCAAGATTTCTATTACTTCAGAATCAGAGACATATGGCACATATTATGGCCTTCAATTTTCATCATCATAGGTGGGTCTCTTATTCTTAGAAGAAGCAGAAACAAAGATTCTGAAGCTCAAGGTTTGGACGGTGAAAAAAAAAATAATGTAGACTATGTTGATGATTTTGCTGTGCTCGGTGGTCGCGAGATATCAGTAGATTCGCAAAACTTTAAAGGGGGAAAAATTTCAGCAGTACTGGGTGGTTCTTCCATCGACTTACGAAATGCAGGGCTGGCTGAAGGTGAAAATGTGATAGATGTATTTGCCATGTTTGGTGGCACGTCTATTATAGTACCACAAGACTGGACAGTGAAAATGGAAGTATTTTCTTTATTGGGGGGCTTTAGTGATAAAAGGGACAGCTCGGTCAAAGTTGTGCCACACCCAGGAAAAGTATTAGTGGTAAAAGGATTTGTGATGTTTGGTGGAGGCGATATTAAATACACCAAATAATAGCAATGCAACATCCACTAACCGGTAAAGCCCTATTATTTTACTTATTAGCATGGGCAGCAATTATTGCCGCTCATGCTAATATTTTATTCTATCAGTTTGGCTTTGATTTCATTTATTCAGCGACTGA
This genomic window contains:
- the fumC gene encoding class II fumarate hydratase; the protein is MDFRIEKDTMGEVKVPADKYWGAQTERSRNNFKIGPAGSMPMEVIYGFAYLKKAAAHTNCELGVLSEEKRDLISKACDEILEGKLDDQFPLVVWQTGSGTQSNMNVNEVVSNRAHVIAGNKLGEGKSDVHPNDDVNKSQSSNDTYPTGMHIAGYKLIVETTIPGVEKLRDTLKKKSEEFMNVVKIGRTHLMDATPLTLGQEFSGYVSQLDHGLKALKNTLPHLAELALGGTAVGTGINTPKGYAELVAKKIAEFTKLPFVSAENKFEALAAHDAIVETHGALKQLAVSLNKIANDIRMLASGPRSGIGEIIIPANEPGSSIMPGKVNPTQCEAMTMVCAQVIGNDVAISVGGAQGHYELNVFKPVMANNLLQSARLIGDACVSFNDNCAIGIEPDQKSITQHLNNSLMLVTALNTHIGYEKAAKIAKTAHENGTTLKEEAINLGFLTAEEFDQWVRPEDMVGSLK
- a CDS encoding LiaF transmembrane domain-containing protein; protein product: MGQEHIQDRRFWLGLVFVFIGGVLLLDNLNIIPYYIPDYLLSWKTFLIALGTYFIIGRKKPEPGIIMIVIGSVFLLQDFYYFRIRDIWHILWPSIFIIIGGSLILRRSRNKDSEAQGLDGEKKNNVDYVDDFAVLGGREISVDSQNFKGGKISAVLGGSSIDLRNAGLAEGENVIDVFAMFGGTSIIVPQDWTVKMEVFSLLGGFSDKRDSSVKVVPHPGKVLVVKGFVMFGGGDIKYTK